One window of the Bremerella alba genome contains the following:
- a CDS encoding fumarylacetoacetate hydrolase family protein: protein MKLIQFGPYGEEKPGLLTEDGVRKDLSGKFAKYDREFFQQDGLGKLTELKDSLDSLPTVAEDVRWGAPIARPGKVICIGLNYADHAAESGMAVPEEPIIFFKGSNTVVGPYDEIQIPRKSEKTDWEVELGIVIGKDARYLESESQAASFIAGYCISHDVSERHFQLERGGQWVKGKSCDTFNPVGPFLSTCDQIADVDNLAMELDVNGERMQTGNTKTMVFKPNYLVYYLSQFMTLEAGDLISTGTPPGVGLGMKPPKFLKASDEIRLSIESLGEQRQTCVNA from the coding sequence ATGAAATTAATTCAATTCGGACCGTATGGCGAGGAAAAGCCGGGGCTGCTAACAGAAGACGGCGTACGCAAAGATCTCAGCGGAAAGTTTGCCAAGTACGACCGCGAGTTCTTTCAACAGGACGGATTAGGGAAATTGACAGAGTTGAAGGACTCGCTCGACTCCCTACCGACTGTCGCCGAAGACGTGCGTTGGGGGGCACCGATCGCGCGTCCGGGGAAGGTCATCTGCATTGGCTTAAACTACGCCGACCATGCAGCTGAATCTGGCATGGCAGTTCCCGAAGAGCCAATCATCTTCTTCAAGGGCTCGAACACCGTTGTCGGCCCCTACGATGAAATCCAAATCCCACGCAAGAGTGAAAAGACGGACTGGGAAGTCGAGTTGGGCATTGTGATTGGTAAGGATGCACGCTATCTCGAAAGTGAATCTCAGGCCGCCTCGTTTATCGCTGGCTACTGCATCTCACACGATGTGTCGGAACGGCATTTTCAATTGGAACGCGGAGGCCAATGGGTAAAAGGGAAGAGCTGCGATACATTCAATCCTGTCGGGCCGTTTCTGAGTACGTGTGACCAAATCGCCGATGTCGATAATCTGGCGATGGAGTTAGATGTCAATGGCGAGCGAATGCAAACTGGCAACACGAAAACAATGGTTTTCAAGCCTAACTATCTTGTCTACTATCTGTCGCAGTTTATGACCCTGGAAGCAGGTGATCTGATTTCCACGGGAACACCTCCAGGCGTTGGCCTAGGCATGAAACCACCCAAATTCCTGAAAGCCTCAGACGAGATTCGCTTGTCGATAGAAAGTCTGGGAGAGCAGCGACAAACTTGCGTTAATGCCTGA
- a CDS encoding aspartate aminotransferase family protein, producing the protein MSRACLVSSAEIELAELIVDSVPGVEQVIFSNTGTEAVQAAIRIARAHTGRDKLPKFEGHYHGWLNNVLVSYRPQQDDSSLPQATCGGQPSSEFADTLVLPWNDIEAVKQLFAEHGHEIACVLTEPILANSGSCMPKPGYLEELIELCREYKIVSIFDEVITGFRVALGGARELLGLEPDLSIYGKALAGGFTMSAVGGASKMFEVLRDGRTIHSGTYNGTTFNIVAAIETISELRKPGTYERMMAHGQAVGDAILAAASKYQVPVAISGVGSIFSVHLGVAKSPLNYREMLNSDMSLHGKFRQAMLQRGVQLLPDARWYVGTQHDDNVLARVIPAIEPSMKEATQ; encoded by the coding sequence ATTTCGAGAGCCTGCCTAGTGTCTTCCGCTGAGATCGAGCTGGCCGAGCTTATCGTCGACTCGGTCCCTGGTGTAGAGCAGGTTATCTTCTCCAACACCGGTACAGAAGCCGTCCAGGCCGCAATACGTATTGCTCGGGCACATACGGGTCGAGATAAACTTCCGAAGTTCGAAGGGCACTACCATGGATGGCTTAACAATGTGCTTGTTTCGTATCGCCCCCAACAAGATGACAGTAGCTTGCCGCAAGCTACCTGTGGCGGACAACCGTCCAGCGAGTTTGCTGATACCTTGGTACTTCCTTGGAACGACATCGAAGCCGTCAAGCAATTGTTCGCCGAACATGGTCACGAGATTGCTTGCGTTCTGACAGAACCAATTTTGGCCAACTCTGGAAGTTGTATGCCCAAGCCGGGCTATCTCGAGGAGCTGATCGAGCTTTGTCGCGAATACAAAATCGTTTCGATCTTTGATGAAGTCATTACCGGCTTTCGAGTTGCCTTGGGGGGCGCCCGCGAGCTGTTGGGGCTCGAACCAGATCTATCGATTTACGGCAAAGCCTTGGCCGGTGGCTTTACGATGTCGGCGGTGGGTGGAGCATCGAAAATGTTTGAGGTCCTCAGAGATGGCCGCACCATTCATTCAGGAACCTACAACGGCACGACCTTCAACATCGTGGCCGCGATTGAAACCATTAGCGAACTCCGAAAGCCTGGTACCTACGAGCGAATGATGGCCCATGGTCAAGCCGTAGGCGATGCTATACTTGCGGCGGCGAGTAAGTACCAAGTTCCCGTGGCGATCAGTGGTGTCGGCAGCATTTTCTCTGTCCATCTCGGCGTCGCAAAGTCGCCACTTAATTACCGCGAAATGCTCAACTCGGATATGTCATTGCATGGAAAGTTTCGCCAAGCCATGCTTCAACGTGGCGTTCAGCTATTGCCGGACGCCCGGTGGTACGTCGGAACCCAGCACGACGACAACGTACTTGCCCGAGTGATCCCTGCAATTGAACCCTCGATGAAGGAAGCTACCCAATGA
- a CDS encoding IclR family transcriptional regulator domain-containing protein, which yields MWTPQEVAFTGSDRVVYLRSIESKQALRHVVSGEEDPFYCTALGRAIASHLPEVERNRLVQVTKLSARTAKTIGSSEQLQQVLVEAAELGYAIESDETDLGVKCIDVPIFAKK from the coding sequence ATGTGGACACCCCAGGAGGTGGCGTTTACCGGCTCTGATCGCGTGGTTTATCTGCGGTCTATTGAGAGCAAACAGGCACTTCGTCACGTGGTAAGTGGCGAAGAAGACCCGTTCTATTGCACCGCTTTAGGACGTGCGATTGCTTCCCACTTGCCGGAAGTCGAACGTAACCGTCTGGTTCAGGTCACCAAGCTGTCAGCCAGGACCGCGAAAACAATTGGCTCTTCCGAGCAATTGCAACAAGTGTTGGTAGAGGCAGCCGAGCTAGGTTACGCCATCGAATCGGATGAAACGGATTTAGGCGTGAAGTGTATCGATGTTCCCATATTCGCCAAAAAGTAG
- a CDS encoding dihydrodipicolinate synthase family protein has translation MDTQPLTTDTIARSVWAVPSLARSADGSLNRQENEKIIRHIEQGGISTLLYGGNAIFYHLTLREYRTALEIISEVAAEQTLVIPAVGPAYGTMMDQADVLKDFQFPTVMVLPQRDVISSSGIATGVRKLSEKLGKPIVLYLKFDGVMSAEDAASLVNDGLISAIKYAVVRDDYTKDSYLSALTKKIDTKLILSGLGDQPAIVHMQDFGLSGFTTGCGCVFPKLSIDLLHAIQGGDWDQAETLREKFLPLEELRDSLGPISILHRATELAGIAQTGPITPLLSEPEGSIQERIAAAIKQIQASI, from the coding sequence ATGGATACCCAACCACTGACAACCGATACGATTGCCCGCTCTGTGTGGGCGGTTCCTTCCCTTGCCCGAAGTGCGGACGGATCGCTGAATCGACAAGAGAATGAAAAGATCATCCGTCACATCGAACAGGGCGGAATCTCGACTTTGCTGTACGGTGGAAATGCGATTTTCTATCACTTGACGCTGCGAGAGTACCGGACGGCTCTCGAAATAATCAGCGAGGTAGCGGCTGAGCAGACGCTGGTTATTCCTGCCGTCGGACCTGCCTACGGCACGATGATGGATCAAGCGGATGTCCTTAAAGATTTTCAGTTCCCTACCGTAATGGTGTTGCCGCAGCGAGACGTGATTTCGTCATCTGGAATTGCGACCGGTGTTCGCAAACTATCGGAAAAGCTAGGGAAACCGATCGTTCTCTATCTGAAATTTGACGGCGTGATGTCCGCAGAAGACGCTGCCTCGCTGGTCAACGATGGCCTGATTTCCGCAATCAAATATGCCGTTGTTCGCGACGACTACACCAAAGACAGCTATCTTAGCGCGTTGACTAAAAAGATCGACACCAAGCTCATTCTTAGCGGTCTCGGGGACCAGCCTGCGATTGTGCATATGCAGGACTTTGGATTGAGCGGTTTCACCACCGGTTGCGGGTGCGTGTTCCCCAAGCTATCGATAGACCTGCTGCATGCAATTCAAGGCGGCGATTGGGATCAAGCCGAGACCTTGCGAGAAAAGTTTCTTCCGTTGGAAGAACTGCGTGATTCGCTCGGTCCAATTAGCATTCTGCACCGCGCCACCGAACTGGCTGGCATTGCACAAACCGGACCTATCACCCCACTGCTTTCGGAACCGGAGGGATCGATCCAAGAGCGAATTGCCGCGGCGATCAAGCAGATTCAAGCGTCGATTTGA
- the araD gene encoding L-arabinonate dehydratase: protein MASNSSDEPELRSSRWFDPDSLRGFGHRSRLKGMGYDDEDYRGKPVVAILNTWSDLNTCHSHFPERVQEVKRGIWQMGGFPVEIPVMSLGEMMMKPTTMLYRNLLAMETEEVLRCHPIDAAVLMGGCDKTVPAMIMGAISANLPAIFLPAGPMLKARWKDQTLGSGSDAWKYWDERRAGNLCDEAWGEIENCIARSAGTCMTMGTASTMAAIAEAMGLTLPGASSVPAVISEHSRLAVATGRRAVQLAQENLRPSDLLTPESFDNAIVTSMAIGGSTNAIVHIIAMARRAGFDLTLERFDELSRTTPVLANVRPAGKFLMEDFFDAGGLTALLKQLGEHIQGSCGTVNGLTLADNIANGEVIDPDIIRSTEDPISLTGGTFVLRGNLAPSGCIIKPTAASPRLLEHTGPAVVFDTYAELKAKLNDPDTGITADSVLILRNAGPQGGPGFPEWGMLPIPDHLLKQGIRDLVRISDARMSGTSYGTCVLHVAPEAAVGGPLALVRNGDLIQLSIDQRRLDLLVDDKELAERRQKWSHPKPKYDRGYGAMFLKHVTQADAGCDFDFLHCSEETPDPEIY, encoded by the coding sequence ATGGCATCGAACTCGTCAGACGAACCGGAACTTCGCAGTAGCCGCTGGTTTGATCCGGACTCCCTGCGTGGATTTGGGCATCGCTCGCGACTCAAAGGCATGGGGTACGACGACGAGGACTACCGTGGCAAGCCGGTTGTCGCCATTCTGAACACGTGGAGCGACCTCAACACGTGCCATTCGCATTTTCCCGAACGTGTGCAAGAGGTGAAACGCGGCATCTGGCAGATGGGCGGATTCCCGGTTGAAATTCCGGTGATGTCGCTGGGCGAGATGATGATGAAGCCCACGACGATGCTTTATCGAAATCTTCTGGCAATGGAAACCGAGGAGGTGCTTCGCTGCCATCCGATTGATGCGGCTGTTCTGATGGGGGGCTGTGATAAAACGGTGCCCGCGATGATCATGGGGGCCATTTCGGCTAATCTGCCGGCTATCTTCCTGCCGGCCGGACCGATGCTGAAAGCACGCTGGAAGGATCAAACGCTCGGCAGTGGAAGTGATGCCTGGAAATACTGGGACGAACGTCGTGCCGGCAATTTGTGTGACGAAGCATGGGGGGAGATCGAAAACTGTATCGCTCGATCCGCCGGCACGTGCATGACGATGGGAACCGCATCGACCATGGCGGCAATTGCCGAAGCGATGGGACTCACCCTGCCGGGGGCCTCTTCGGTGCCTGCGGTGATTTCGGAGCACTCTCGCTTGGCCGTTGCCACAGGCCGAAGGGCGGTTCAGTTAGCTCAAGAGAACCTCCGCCCGTCCGATTTGTTGACCCCTGAATCGTTTGACAATGCGATTGTCACAAGCATGGCTATCGGCGGTTCGACCAATGCGATCGTGCATATTATTGCGATGGCTCGCCGCGCCGGATTTGACTTGACGCTCGAGCGATTTGATGAGCTCTCACGCACGACACCAGTCTTGGCGAACGTTCGTCCGGCAGGAAAGTTCTTGATGGAGGACTTCTTTGATGCCGGCGGGCTGACGGCGCTCTTGAAGCAATTGGGCGAACATATACAAGGTAGCTGCGGGACTGTGAATGGTTTGACTCTCGCAGATAACATTGCCAACGGGGAAGTGATCGATCCCGACATCATTCGATCAACCGAAGATCCGATTTCTTTGACCGGCGGAACCTTTGTGCTTCGCGGGAACTTGGCCCCGTCGGGTTGTATCATCAAACCAACAGCCGCCTCACCGCGTTTGTTGGAGCACACTGGGCCAGCGGTTGTGTTCGATACGTACGCAGAGCTTAAAGCAAAACTGAATGATCCTGACACAGGTATCACTGCCGATTCGGTGCTCATCCTCAGAAATGCCGGTCCCCAGGGCGGTCCAGGTTTTCCGGAGTGGGGAATGCTGCCCATCCCAGATCATCTTCTGAAGCAGGGAATTCGTGACTTGGTGAGAATCTCGGACGCACGCATGAGTGGAACCAGCTACGGAACCTGCGTTCTGCACGTTGCTCCGGAGGCCGCCGTCGGTGGTCCATTGGCTCTGGTACGCAATGGAGATCTGATTCAGCTAAGTATCGATCAACGGCGGTTGGATCTTCTGGTTGACGACAAAGAATTAGCAGAACGTCGTCAGAAATGGTCGCATCCTAAGCCGAAATATGACCGTGGGTATGGTGCGATGTTCCTCAAGCACGTTACCCAAGCCGACGCCGGCTGCGACTTCGATTTCCTGCATTGCAGTGAAGAAACGCCCGACCCCGAAATTTACTAA
- a CDS encoding helix-turn-helix domain-containing protein — protein sequence MESTTVVKAFALLESIAAGSSEGQRLSELAEAIDMAKPTAPRLIKTLVGLGYVDTPGGGVYRL from the coding sequence ATGGAATCCACAACTGTTGTCAAAGCGTTCGCCTTGCTCGAATCGATCGCGGCAGGCTCTTCGGAAGGTCAACGACTGTCGGAGCTCGCCGAGGCTATCGACATGGCCAAACCCACAGCCCCTCGCTTGATTAAAACGTTGGTTGGCTTGGGCTATGTGGACACCCCAGGAGGTGGCGTTTACCGGCTCTGA
- a CDS encoding RidA family protein: MKTFHAIQDPSIPTSHLPFSPAVQFGSLIFVSGQASVDSSGKILTDSFEGEMRRSLENMQRILAAANLSLSDVVQTRNYVGSQEDLAEFNRIYREYFDEPYPARTTLMGCLGTLLKFEVDVIAVIPEHK; the protein is encoded by the coding sequence ATGAAGACCTTTCATGCAATTCAAGATCCCAGTATCCCTACAAGCCATCTGCCGTTCAGCCCTGCGGTTCAGTTTGGATCGCTCATATTTGTATCGGGGCAAGCCTCGGTGGATTCGTCCGGCAAGATCTTGACGGATTCATTTGAAGGTGAGATGCGGCGTAGCCTGGAGAATATGCAACGAATTCTCGCAGCGGCCAATTTATCGCTTTCCGATGTCGTTCAGACTCGCAACTACGTGGGGAGTCAGGAAGACCTGGCCGAATTTAATCGAATTTATCGTGAATACTTTGACGAGCCTTATCCGGCTCGCACGACCTTGATGGGCTGCTTGGGAACCCTCCTTAAGTTTGAAGTCGATGTCATTGCCGTCATTCCGGAGCACAAGTAA